Proteins from a genomic interval of Geodermatophilus obscurus DSM 43160:
- a CDS encoding ABC transporter ATP-binding protein, with product MVAIADTRGPGGGRPGRTVDPADRAQLERNPVPLRRVTALFAPFRWQVTTVVVLIVASSLVALATPFLVRLVIDEALPRQDVRLLVRAVLGMLAVAATTAVLGVVQTWLSTTVGQRVMHGLRTAVFTHLQRQSLGFFTRTRGGEVQSRLTHDIAGMQSVVTSTATSLASNATTVVGTVAAMVALSWRLSLLSLVVLPPAVLLTRKVAQMRRTVTAQRQRHLADMHAQVEEGLSVSGVLLGKTLGAGPAQSRRFADTSQDLVGLEVRAQLAGRWRMATMSIVFAGIPALIYLAAGLPATSGGMTIGTLVAFTALQGTLFRPLMGLLDVGVQVTASMALFSRVFEYLDLPVEVDDPADPVPLDPADVRGEVRLEGVSFTYPDGHRPALDGVDLVVPAGTTLALVGETGSGKSTLASLVARLADPTAGRVTVDGIDLRDLSLATLSRVVGVVAQETYLLHTTVRENLRHARPDATDAEIEDAARRAQVHEAIAALPDGYDTVVGARGHRFSGGEKQRLAIARTLLRDPRVLVLDEATSALDTGTERAVQAALDEASRGRTTITIAHRLSTVRHADRIAVLDAGRVAESGTHDELVARDGRYAALVAAGDRGVPVAA from the coding sequence GTGGTCGCCATCGCCGACACCAGAGGACCGGGCGGCGGTCGCCCGGGGCGCACCGTCGACCCTGCGGACCGCGCCCAGCTCGAGCGCAACCCGGTGCCGCTGCGCCGGGTGACCGCGCTGTTCGCACCCTTCCGCTGGCAGGTCACCACGGTCGTGGTGCTCATCGTCGCCTCCTCCCTGGTGGCGCTGGCGACGCCGTTCCTCGTCCGGCTGGTCATCGACGAGGCGCTGCCGCGGCAGGACGTGCGCCTGCTCGTCCGGGCGGTCCTCGGCATGCTCGCCGTGGCCGCCACCACCGCCGTCCTCGGCGTGGTGCAGACCTGGCTGTCGACGACGGTCGGCCAGCGGGTCATGCACGGCCTGCGGACGGCGGTGTTCACCCACCTGCAACGACAGTCGCTGGGCTTCTTCACCCGCACACGTGGCGGGGAGGTGCAGTCGCGGCTCACCCACGACATCGCCGGCATGCAGTCGGTGGTGACCTCGACGGCGACGTCGCTGGCGTCCAACGCGACCACGGTCGTCGGCACGGTCGCGGCGATGGTGGCGCTGTCCTGGCGGCTGTCGCTGCTCTCGCTGGTCGTCCTGCCGCCCGCGGTGCTGCTGACCCGCAAGGTCGCGCAGATGCGCCGCACGGTCACGGCGCAGCGCCAGCGGCACCTGGCCGACATGCACGCGCAGGTGGAGGAGGGGCTCTCCGTCAGCGGCGTGCTGCTGGGCAAGACCCTCGGTGCCGGGCCCGCCCAGTCCCGCCGCTTCGCCGACACCTCCCAGGACCTGGTCGGCCTCGAGGTCCGAGCGCAGCTGGCCGGGCGGTGGCGGATGGCCACGATGAGCATCGTCTTCGCCGGCATCCCGGCGCTGATCTACCTGGCCGCGGGCCTGCCGGCGACTTCCGGAGGGATGACGATCGGCACGCTGGTCGCCTTCACCGCGCTGCAGGGCACGCTGTTCCGCCCGCTGATGGGCCTGCTCGACGTCGGCGTGCAGGTCACCGCGTCGATGGCGCTGTTCAGCCGGGTGTTCGAGTACCTCGACCTGCCGGTGGAGGTCGACGACCCGGCCGACCCGGTGCCGCTGGACCCGGCCGACGTGCGCGGTGAGGTGCGGCTGGAGGGCGTGTCCTTCACCTACCCCGACGGCCACCGGCCGGCGCTGGACGGCGTCGACCTCGTCGTCCCCGCCGGGACGACGCTGGCGCTGGTGGGGGAGACCGGCTCGGGCAAGAGCACGCTGGCCTCGTTGGTCGCCCGCCTGGCCGACCCGACCGCCGGCCGGGTCACCGTCGACGGCATCGACCTGCGCGATCTCTCGCTGGCCACGCTGTCGCGGGTGGTCGGCGTCGTCGCGCAGGAGACCTACCTGCTGCACACGACGGTGCGGGAGAACCTGCGGCACGCCCGGCCCGACGCGACCGATGCCGAGATCGAGGACGCCGCCCGCCGCGCCCAGGTCCACGAGGCCATCGCCGCGCTGCCCGACGGCTACGACACCGTCGTCGGCGCCCGCGGGCACCGCTTCTCCGGCGGGGAGAAGCAGCGGCTGGCCATCGCCCGAACGCTGCTGCGCGACCCGCGGGTGCTGGTGCTCGACGAGGCCACCAGCGCGCTGGACACCGGCACCGAGCGGGCGGTGCAGGCCGCGCTCGACGAGGCCAGCCGGGGCCGGACGACGATCACCATCGCCCACCGGCTGTCGACCGTGCGGCACGCCGACCGGATCGCCGTCCTCGACGCCGGCCGGGTGGCCGAGAGCGGCACGCACGACGAGCTGGTCGCCCGCGACGGCCGGTACGCCGCGCTGGTGGCCGCCGGCGACCGGGGCGTGCCGGTGGCGGCCTAG
- a CDS encoding DUF1707 SHOCT-like domain-containing protein, whose amino-acid sequence MIEPVHPDELRVSDPERAAVQERLRRAVAAGQLDLHEFDTRVQSAWAARTRGELSRITRDLPEPPPEPPSPPPLGRWFSDDDGTAMRVLMIVWASIAAVNLVVWGLVTVTSEGDTYPWWIWLSVPGAALLVLYVVGIGRPRR is encoded by the coding sequence GTGATCGAGCCGGTACACCCCGACGAGCTGCGCGTGTCGGACCCCGAACGGGCCGCCGTCCAGGAGAGGCTGCGCCGCGCCGTCGCCGCAGGCCAACTCGACCTGCACGAGTTCGACACCCGCGTGCAGTCGGCCTGGGCCGCCCGTACCCGCGGCGAGCTGTCGCGGATCACCCGCGACCTGCCCGAGCCCCCGCCCGAGCCGCCGTCCCCGCCGCCGCTGGGCCGGTGGTTCTCCGACGACGACGGCACCGCGATGCGGGTGCTGATGATCGTCTGGGCGAGCATCGCCGCGGTGAACCTGGTGGTCTGGGGGCTGGTGACGGTCACCAGCGAGGGCGACACCTACCCGTGGTGGATCTGGCTGAGCGTCCCCGGTGCCGCCCTGCTCGTCCTGTACGTGGTGGGCATCGGCCGTCCGAGGCGCTGA
- a CDS encoding class E sortase — MTRTIIRGLSELAVTAGAVLLLFVVYEVWVTDLWSDRAQDQVAEELREDWTSGTPVPEPDPGQAFAFLHVPRFGEDWTRAVVEGTDPDELEDGPGHYAGSAMPGEQGNFAMAGHRVGRGSPFIALDVLRPGDPVVVETVDAWHVYRVTTTTVVDPSESSVVAPTPGGAANSEATGAFLTMTTCHPKFSTRERLVVHGQLEASVGKDVAPDGPAALEEV; from the coding sequence ATGACCCGCACGATCATCCGCGGGCTCTCCGAGCTCGCGGTCACCGCCGGCGCGGTGCTGCTGCTCTTCGTGGTCTACGAGGTGTGGGTGACCGACCTCTGGAGCGACCGGGCGCAGGACCAGGTGGCCGAGGAGCTCCGTGAGGACTGGACGTCCGGGACGCCGGTGCCGGAGCCCGACCCCGGGCAGGCCTTCGCCTTCCTCCACGTCCCGCGCTTCGGCGAGGACTGGACCCGCGCCGTGGTCGAGGGGACCGACCCGGACGAGCTCGAGGACGGCCCCGGCCACTACGCCGGCTCGGCGATGCCCGGCGAGCAGGGCAACTTCGCCATGGCCGGCCACCGCGTCGGCCGCGGCAGCCCGTTCATCGCCCTGGACGTCCTCCGGCCAGGCGACCCCGTCGTCGTGGAGACCGTGGACGCCTGGCACGTCTACCGGGTGACGACGACGACCGTCGTCGACCCGAGCGAGAGCAGCGTGGTCGCCCCCACGCCGGGCGGAGCGGCCAACAGCGAGGCGACCGGGGCCTTCCTGACGATGACCACCTGCCACCCGAAGTTCTCCACCCGGGAGCGGCTCGTCGTCCACGGGCAGCTCGAGGCCTCGGTCGGCAAGGACGTGGCCCCGGACGGCCCCGCCGCCCTCGAGGAGGTCTGA
- a CDS encoding hydantoinase B/oxoprolinase family protein: protein MGLPDADPVLVEIVAGTLAAIEREVETSIGRTSRSPMIRDAHDFRAGIHDRKLRKLTGRSYSALVHPVVRDHPIGTMNIGDVYFHNDVYLSEGGIGHLPDLCVTVPVFAEVDGPAGPKAEVVAFVQAFGHHDDIGGAVPGSMPSAATSVYEEGLMVPPIKLWDRGVRNEAALAIMTRNSRMPDSLAADLDAECSACLAGARRLGELFERYGVAAVEACFEAILANSTEVYRREVLSQIPDGTYVWEDYAEHDGVEPPKLHRQRITLTMDSAADVPLVIDFTGTGPQAKGPINHCGDYADGNFLKKWLAPILRNLAETPERMAELDVNEGVVPLIEMRFPEKGTLLTPVFPAPTNARTFVILRLLGVLAGVLAKATGGRMPADQETIRYTGVYGLDEAGEPYLMREVLGGGSGGRYYADGEDTIHVVPDSRNLPTEFTESRFPLRVERLGLALDSGGPGRYRGGCGYEKHIRVLRDAHFMSIADRSILSCWGVAGGRAGQPFRITVDPSGPDEHDVDALADAEPLAAGTVVRIRTTGGGGWGDPLDRPVEEVLRDVAWRKVSPAGARVDYGVVVGDDGTCDEAATDRLRREMRDARTGDEPFFDRGPGYARLSGGAAFNEFDLL, encoded by the coding sequence ATGGGCCTTCCGGACGCCGACCCGGTGCTCGTGGAGATCGTCGCCGGCACGCTCGCGGCGATCGAGCGCGAGGTGGAGACCTCGATCGGCCGGACGTCGCGGTCGCCGATGATCCGCGACGCGCACGACTTCCGCGCCGGCATCCACGACCGCAAGCTGCGCAAGCTCACCGGCCGCTCGTACTCCGCGCTGGTGCACCCGGTGGTGCGCGACCACCCGATCGGGACGATGAACATCGGCGACGTCTACTTCCACAACGACGTCTACCTCTCCGAGGGCGGCATCGGGCACCTGCCCGACCTGTGCGTCACCGTGCCGGTGTTCGCCGAGGTGGACGGCCCTGCCGGCCCGAAGGCGGAGGTCGTCGCCTTCGTGCAGGCGTTCGGCCACCACGACGACATCGGCGGCGCGGTGCCCGGCTCGATGCCCTCGGCGGCGACCTCGGTCTACGAGGAGGGGCTGATGGTCCCGCCGATCAAGCTGTGGGACCGCGGTGTCCGCAACGAGGCGGCGCTGGCGATCATGACCCGCAACTCCCGGATGCCCGACTCGCTGGCCGCCGACCTCGACGCCGAGTGCTCCGCCTGCCTGGCCGGCGCTCGGCGGCTCGGGGAGCTGTTCGAGCGGTACGGGGTGGCCGCCGTGGAGGCCTGCTTCGAGGCGATCCTCGCCAACTCCACCGAGGTGTACCGGCGGGAGGTCCTGTCGCAGATCCCCGACGGCACCTACGTCTGGGAGGACTACGCCGAGCACGACGGCGTCGAGCCGCCGAAGCTGCACCGGCAGCGGATCACGCTGACCATGGACAGCGCCGCCGACGTCCCGCTGGTCATCGACTTCACCGGCACCGGACCGCAGGCCAAGGGGCCGATCAACCACTGCGGCGACTACGCCGACGGCAACTTCCTCAAGAAGTGGCTGGCGCCGATCCTCCGCAACCTGGCCGAGACCCCCGAGCGGATGGCCGAGCTCGACGTGAACGAGGGCGTCGTGCCGCTGATCGAGATGCGCTTCCCGGAGAAGGGCACGCTGCTCACGCCGGTCTTCCCCGCGCCGACCAACGCGCGGACGTTCGTCATCCTGCGGCTGCTCGGCGTCCTGGCGGGGGTGCTGGCCAAGGCGACCGGCGGCCGGATGCCCGCCGACCAGGAGACGATCCGCTACACCGGTGTGTACGGCCTCGACGAGGCTGGTGAGCCCTACCTGATGCGCGAGGTGCTCGGCGGCGGGTCCGGCGGGCGGTACTACGCCGACGGCGAGGACACCATCCACGTCGTCCCGGACTCGCGGAACCTGCCGACCGAGTTCACCGAGAGCCGCTTCCCGCTGCGGGTGGAGCGGCTGGGGCTGGCCCTGGACTCCGGCGGACCGGGCCGGTACCGCGGCGGCTGCGGTTACGAGAAGCACATCCGGGTGCTGCGCGACGCGCACTTCATGTCGATCGCCGACCGTTCGATCCTGTCCTGCTGGGGCGTCGCCGGCGGTCGCGCCGGCCAGCCGTTCCGGATCACGGTCGACCCGAGCGGGCCGGACGAGCACGACGTCGACGCGCTCGCCGACGCCGAGCCGCTGGCTGCCGGGACGGTGGTGCGCATCCGGACGACGGGCGGCGGCGGCTGGGGCGACCCGCTGGACCGGCCGGTCGAGGAGGTGCTGCGCGACGTCGCCTGGCGGAAGGTCTCGCCGGCCGGCGCGCGCGTGGACTACGGCGTGGTGGTCGGGGACGACGGCACCTGCGACGAGGCCGCGACCGACCGGCTCCGCCGGGAGATGCGGGACGCGCGCACCGGCGACGAGCCGTTCTTCGACCGCGGGCCGGGCTATGCGCGCCTGTCCGGCGGCGCCGCCTTCAACGAGTTCGACCTGCTCTGA
- a CDS encoding winged helix DNA-binding domain-containing protein: MPATLTRRQVLDLRVHVQQLDRASGDLADTAVLDLGVQDTGTDGGRWALALRGVDVAALRGDELATVWTIRGAPHLYRRADLPGVAAATAPFSDADAGKRIFDAAKPLKAAGISNLEGLDVVAATMRSVVTAPMVKGEMSGRLTELLPEPYLRFCRPCDATHVHEMPFRLAALRAGLELEPGTSPPVLRPVPGLAPVDTVPQRLDVVRGYLRLLGPATPKLVAGYLDAPVRDVQARWPEDAVEVPVGGERRWLLAEDASRVADVPPATGVILLGPFDLFLQARDRPLLVDDPARAKALWPVLGRPGAVLADGEVAGTWRPRKAGSSLTVAVELWTPLTREAVTEAAERLAAFRGVALKAVQVSD; this comes from the coding sequence GTGCCCGCGACCCTCACCCGCCGCCAGGTGCTCGACCTGCGGGTGCACGTCCAGCAGCTCGACCGTGCCTCCGGCGACCTGGCCGACACCGCCGTCCTCGACCTCGGCGTGCAGGACACCGGGACGGACGGCGGGCGGTGGGCGCTCGCGCTGCGCGGCGTCGACGTGGCGGCGCTGAGAGGCGACGAGCTGGCCACGGTGTGGACGATCCGCGGCGCCCCGCACCTGTACCGGCGGGCCGACCTGCCCGGGGTCGCCGCGGCCACCGCGCCGTTCTCCGACGCGGACGCCGGCAAGCGCATCTTCGACGCGGCCAAGCCGCTCAAGGCCGCGGGGATCAGCAACCTCGAGGGCCTGGACGTCGTGGCCGCGACCATGCGGTCGGTGGTGACCGCCCCGATGGTCAAGGGCGAGATGTCCGGGCGGCTGACCGAGCTGCTGCCCGAGCCCTACCTGCGGTTCTGCCGGCCGTGCGACGCCACGCACGTCCACGAGATGCCGTTCCGGCTGGCCGCGCTGCGCGCCGGGCTGGAGCTGGAGCCGGGCACCTCGCCGCCGGTGCTGCGCCCGGTGCCCGGTCTGGCGCCCGTCGACACGGTGCCCCAGCGGCTCGACGTCGTGCGCGGGTACCTGCGGCTGCTCGGCCCGGCCACCCCCAAGCTGGTTGCCGGCTACCTCGACGCGCCGGTCAGGGACGTGCAGGCCCGCTGGCCGGAGGACGCCGTCGAGGTCCCGGTGGGCGGCGAGCGGCGCTGGCTGCTCGCCGAGGACGCCTCCAGGGTCGCCGACGTGCCACCAGCGACCGGGGTGATCCTGCTCGGCCCGTTCGACCTGTTCCTGCAGGCCCGCGACCGGCCGCTCCTGGTGGACGACCCGGCCCGGGCCAAGGCGCTGTGGCCGGTGCTCGGCCGGCCCGGCGCGGTGCTGGCGGACGGCGAGGTCGCGGGCACCTGGCGGCCCCGCAAGGCCGGCTCGTCGCTGACCGTGGCGGTCGAGCTGTGGACGCCGCTGACGCGGGAGGCGGTCACCGAGGCCGCCGAGCGGCTGGCCGCCTTCCGCGGGGTGGCCCTGAAGGCGGTGCAGGTCAGCGACTGA
- a CDS encoding hydantoinase/oxoprolinase family protein codes for MEPRRVRIGIDTGGTFTDVVAVDEATGRTTTTKTPSTPADPAEGFLTGVRKVLDLLGLDGSAVTAVSHGTTVATNQLLQGELDRIGFLTTEGYESVLEIARQSVPDGYGNSYFWVKPPRIVPADLVRTVRGRLDHRGTEVRPLDEEDARAAARFFRDAGVGTIGVCLLHSYADDAHERRVLEVLREEHPGAVVSASSQVLREYREYERSVTTLVDAAVKPRVGAYVTAIRERLDGIAPGVPFYVMKSNGGVLSGEEVVHQPITTVLSGPAAGALGAALVAGAAGFDRVLTCDGGGTSTDVTVVVDGEPAVTTEGSVGAYPSKIPMIDVVTVGAGGGSIAWLSPEGTLKVGPRSAGADPGPICYPSGGSEPTVTDAHVVLGRIPPHLLGGEIPLSVGAARAGLELLGEELDLDLERTATGILEISAWNQANALRQVTVARGLDVRDFTLTTFGGSGSLLACRLMDVLGLPRTLVPPDPGNLSAFGLLTVDVRNDHVQTAISRHADLDLDRVRSVFASLEDDARAALDGEGFPRDRQRVQRSADLRYVGQAFEVRVPVADGDLDAAAVDQACQGFHAAHRMLYGYDFAEDPRQAVEWVNLRVSGIGPIRRPDLVELSPADGPVTDRAVTGSRPVFFDDDWVETPTYDRPRLAPGDVVPGPAVIEEFGSTVPVHPGFRATVDRHGNLLIERDA; via the coding sequence ATGGAGCCGCGCCGCGTCCGCATCGGCATCGACACCGGCGGGACCTTCACCGACGTCGTCGCGGTGGACGAGGCGACCGGCCGGACGACGACCACCAAGACGCCGTCCACCCCGGCCGACCCCGCCGAGGGGTTCCTCACCGGCGTCCGCAAGGTGCTCGACCTGCTCGGGCTCGACGGCAGCGCGGTGACCGCGGTCAGCCACGGCACGACGGTCGCGACCAACCAGCTGCTCCAGGGGGAACTCGACCGGATCGGCTTCCTCACCACCGAGGGCTACGAGTCGGTGCTGGAGATCGCCCGCCAGTCGGTGCCCGACGGGTACGGCAACAGCTACTTCTGGGTCAAACCGCCGCGGATCGTCCCCGCCGACCTGGTCCGCACCGTGCGCGGCCGGCTCGACCACCGCGGGACCGAGGTCCGCCCGCTCGACGAGGAGGACGCCCGCGCCGCCGCCCGGTTCTTCCGCGACGCCGGGGTCGGCACGATCGGCGTCTGCCTGCTGCACTCCTACGCGGACGACGCCCACGAGCGCCGCGTGCTCGAGGTCCTGCGCGAGGAGCACCCCGGCGCGGTGGTGAGCGCCAGCTCGCAGGTGCTGCGCGAGTACCGGGAGTACGAGCGGTCGGTGACCACGCTGGTCGACGCGGCGGTCAAGCCGCGGGTGGGTGCGTACGTGACGGCGATCCGGGAGCGGCTCGACGGCATCGCACCGGGCGTGCCGTTCTACGTGATGAAGAGCAACGGCGGCGTGCTGTCGGGAGAGGAGGTCGTGCACCAGCCGATCACCACGGTGCTGTCCGGGCCGGCCGCCGGCGCGCTGGGCGCGGCCCTCGTCGCCGGCGCGGCGGGCTTCGACCGGGTGCTCACCTGCGACGGCGGCGGCACCTCCACCGACGTCACCGTGGTCGTCGACGGTGAGCCGGCGGTCACCACCGAGGGCTCGGTCGGCGCCTACCCGTCGAAGATCCCGATGATCGACGTGGTCACCGTGGGCGCGGGCGGCGGCTCGATCGCGTGGCTGTCACCGGAGGGCACGCTCAAGGTCGGGCCCCGCTCGGCCGGCGCCGACCCGGGGCCGATCTGCTACCCGTCCGGCGGCTCGGAGCCGACCGTCACCGACGCCCACGTGGTGCTCGGCCGCATCCCGCCGCACCTGCTCGGCGGGGAGATCCCGCTGTCGGTCGGCGCCGCCCGCGCCGGCCTGGAGCTGCTCGGCGAGGAGCTGGACCTCGACCTGGAGCGCACCGCCACCGGCATCCTGGAGATCTCCGCGTGGAACCAGGCCAACGCGCTGCGCCAGGTGACCGTCGCCCGGGGCCTCGACGTCCGCGACTTCACGCTGACCACGTTCGGCGGCTCGGGCTCGCTGCTGGCCTGCCGGCTGATGGACGTCCTCGGCCTGCCGCGCACCCTCGTCCCGCCGGACCCGGGCAACCTCAGCGCGTTCGGCCTGCTGACCGTCGACGTCCGCAACGACCACGTGCAGACGGCGATCAGCCGGCACGCCGACCTGGACCTGGACCGGGTGCGGTCGGTGTTCGCCTCGCTGGAGGACGACGCCCGGGCCGCGCTGGACGGCGAGGGGTTCCCCCGCGACCGGCAGCGGGTGCAGCGCAGCGCCGACCTGCGCTACGTGGGCCAGGCGTTCGAGGTGCGCGTGCCCGTGGCGGACGGCGACCTGGACGCGGCAGCCGTCGACCAGGCCTGCCAGGGCTTCCACGCCGCACACCGCATGCTCTACGGCTACGACTTCGCCGAGGACCCGCGCCAGGCCGTCGAGTGGGTCAACCTGCGGGTGAGCGGTATCGGGCCGATCCGCCGTCCGGACCTGGTGGAGCTGTCACCGGCCGACGGACCCGTGACGGACCGGGCCGTCACGGGCTCCCGGCCGGTCTTCTTCGACGACGACTGGGTGGAGACGCCGACGTACGACCGGCCGCGGCTGGCGCCGGGTGACGTGGTGCCGGGCCCCGCGGTGATCGAGGAGTTCGGCTCGACCGTGCCGGTGCACCCCGGCTTCCGCGCGACCGTGGACCGCCACGGGAACCTGCTGATCGAGAGGGACGCCTGA
- a CDS encoding fumarylacetoacetate hydrolase family protein has translation MAGAVTHLVRHLADGVPQVGVRSDDVVRPVPGVGSMAELLGQSLAAARDRVLAAAGEPGVPVADVRLLPPVDGLTEVWASGVTYERSMDARVEESRTQDVYSRVYAADRPELFFKSVAWRVVTDGEPIAVRPDCSVTVPEPELAVVVTATGEVLGYTVCDDVSSRDIEGENPLYLPQAKVYAGSCALATGIRPAWEVPDWSRLDVSVAVLRDGATVFEGTTSTARMRRTVDELVECLFRAQDFPAGAVLSTGTGLVPGLEFTLRPGDVVDVVVEEIGTLSNPVTTVAEVRGRAAPRVSR, from the coding sequence GTGGCTGGCGCGGTGACGCACCTCGTCCGGCACCTGGCGGACGGGGTGCCACAGGTCGGCGTCCGGTCGGACGACGTCGTGCGCCCGGTCCCCGGGGTGGGCAGCATGGCCGAGCTGCTCGGGCAGTCCCTGGCCGCGGCACGGGACCGGGTCCTGGCCGCCGCGGGTGAGCCCGGCGTGCCGGTCGCGGACGTGCGGCTGCTGCCGCCGGTCGACGGGCTGACCGAGGTGTGGGCGTCCGGCGTGACGTACGAGCGGTCCATGGACGCGCGCGTGGAGGAGAGCCGGACGCAGGACGTCTACAGCCGCGTCTACGCCGCCGACCGCCCGGAGCTCTTCTTCAAGTCGGTCGCGTGGCGGGTGGTGACCGACGGCGAGCCGATCGCCGTGCGGCCGGACTGCTCGGTCACCGTGCCCGAACCGGAGCTCGCCGTGGTCGTCACGGCGACCGGCGAGGTCCTCGGGTACACGGTCTGCGACGACGTCTCCTCACGCGACATCGAGGGGGAGAACCCGCTGTACCTGCCGCAGGCCAAGGTCTACGCGGGCAGCTGTGCGCTCGCGACCGGCATCCGGCCGGCCTGGGAGGTGCCCGACTGGTCGCGGCTGGACGTCTCCGTGGCGGTGCTGCGCGACGGCGCGACCGTCTTCGAGGGCACGACGTCGACCGCCCGCATGCGCCGGACGGTCGACGAGCTGGTCGAGTGCCTGTTCCGCGCCCAGGACTTCCCCGCCGGCGCGGTGCTCTCCACCGGCACCGGCCTCGTGCCGGGCCTGGAGTTCACCCTGCGGCCGGGGGACGTCGTGGACGTCGTCGTCGAGGAGATCGGCACGCTGTCGAACCCCGTCACCACCGTGGCCGAGGTCCGTGGCCGGGCGGCTCCGCGGGTCAGTCGCTGA
- a CDS encoding MarR family winged helix-turn-helix transcriptional regulator: MPEDDDEALGELLVRAARGQRRRWRDTLAPWDLSPHHARALRVVTDRAGMRLSDLAEALHIAPRSATEVADALQARGLVERTPDPTDRRAVVLTPTAGGRLVQQEIAAARAADNRDLFARLDAADRATLARILRTLAD; the protein is encoded by the coding sequence ATGCCGGAGGACGACGACGAGGCGCTGGGCGAGCTGCTCGTGCGGGCCGCCCGCGGGCAGCGCCGGCGGTGGCGGGACACGCTGGCGCCCTGGGACCTCTCCCCGCACCACGCCCGCGCGCTGCGCGTCGTCACCGACCGCGCCGGCATGCGGCTGTCCGACCTGGCGGAGGCGCTGCACATCGCCCCGCGCTCGGCCACCGAGGTCGCCGACGCGCTGCAGGCCCGCGGCCTGGTAGAGCGCACGCCGGACCCGACCGACCGGCGGGCGGTGGTGCTCACGCCGACCGCCGGGGGACGCCTGGTGCAGCAGGAGATCGCCGCCGCCCGGGCCGCCGACAACCGCGACCTGTTCGCCCGCCTCGACGCCGCCGACCGTGCCACCCTGGCCCGGATCCTGCGCACCCTCGCCGACTGA
- a CDS encoding FAD-binding oxidoreductase: MTASMQELAAQLPEGVLVTDEATTEAYRFDSASSCPAGRPLGVVRPTTTEQVQAVLRWATRHRVPVVPQGARTGLSGAANAVDGALLLSLVRMDRILAVDEVDQVAVVQPGVVNADLSRAVADVGLFYPPDPSSWEMSTIGGNLATNAGGLCCVKYGVTADFVRGLEVVLADGEVVRTGRRTAKGVAGYDLTRLVVGSEGTLGVITEATLALRPAPEPALTMAAVFDRTTDAMTAVTRIMASGLRPSLMEFLDRASLRAIQAYRDMGLPVDAEAMLITQSDRGPLAASDVAAMGAICAEFGAAEVAVAEDAAESAMLLQARRLVGPAVEELGVTLVDDVAVPRARLVDLLLGMEKITADTGVLVVCPGHIGDGNMHPTVVFERGNEGAAARAQEAFDAIMRLALDLGGTITGEHGVGVLKRAWLREELGETSYGLQRQIKEVFDPLGILNPGKVL; encoded by the coding sequence GTGACCGCATCGATGCAGGAGCTGGCCGCCCAGCTGCCCGAGGGGGTCCTCGTCACCGACGAGGCGACCACCGAGGCCTACCGGTTCGACAGCGCCAGCTCATGCCCGGCGGGCAGGCCGCTGGGCGTCGTCCGGCCGACGACCACCGAGCAGGTCCAGGCGGTCCTGCGCTGGGCGACCCGCCACCGGGTCCCGGTGGTGCCGCAGGGCGCCCGCACGGGACTCTCCGGCGCGGCCAACGCGGTGGACGGCGCACTGCTGCTCTCCCTGGTGCGCATGGACCGCATCCTCGCCGTCGACGAGGTCGACCAGGTCGCCGTCGTCCAGCCGGGCGTGGTCAACGCCGACCTGTCCCGCGCGGTGGCCGACGTCGGGCTGTTCTACCCCCCCGACCCGTCGTCCTGGGAGATGTCGACGATCGGCGGCAACCTGGCCACCAACGCCGGCGGGCTGTGCTGCGTCAAGTACGGCGTCACGGCCGACTTCGTCCGCGGCTTGGAGGTGGTCCTGGCCGACGGCGAGGTGGTGCGGACCGGACGGCGTACCGCGAAGGGCGTGGCCGGCTACGACCTGACCCGGCTGGTGGTGGGGTCCGAGGGCACCCTCGGGGTGATCACCGAGGCGACGCTGGCCCTGCGGCCCGCACCCGAGCCGGCGCTCACCATGGCCGCGGTGTTCGACCGGACGACCGACGCCATGACCGCGGTCACCCGGATCATGGCCTCGGGTCTGCGGCCCTCACTCATGGAGTTCCTCGACCGCGCCTCCCTGCGTGCGATCCAGGCCTACCGCGACATGGGCCTGCCCGTGGACGCGGAGGCCATGCTGATCACCCAGTCCGACCGCGGCCCGCTGGCCGCCTCCGACGTCGCGGCGATGGGGGCGATCTGCGCGGAGTTCGGCGCCGCCGAGGTCGCCGTGGCCGAGGACGCGGCGGAGTCGGCGATGCTGCTGCAGGCGCGGCGACTGGTGGGCCCGGCGGTCGAGGAGCTCGGCGTGACGCTGGTCGACGACGTCGCCGTCCCGCGGGCCCGGCTGGTCGACCTGCTGCTCGGCATGGAGAAGATCACCGCCGACACCGGCGTGCTGGTCGTCTGCCCGGGGCACATCGGCGACGGCAACATGCACCCGACCGTGGTCTTCGAGCGCGGGAACGAGGGAGCCGCGGCACGGGCCCAGGAGGCGTTCGACGCGATCATGCGGCTGGCACTGGACCTCGGCGGCACGATCACCGGCGAGCACGGGGTCGGCGTCCTGAAGCGGGCGTGGCTGCGGGAGGAGCTCGGCGAGACCTCCTACGGCCTGCAGCGGCAGATCAAGGAGGTCTTCGACCCGCTCGGCATCCTGAACCCCGGCAAGGTGCTCTGA